In one Candidatus Ozemobacteraceae bacterium genomic region, the following are encoded:
- a CDS encoding PTS system mannose/fructose/sorbose family transporter subunit IID, which translates to MAQPETTTMPAERKNGTTFGRFMLLKIAFRSFFLQASWNYRGMMNMGFLYALQPALDELYPAGPARKAAYERHLEYFNTNPYFSSLVMGVVLSLEERLARGEIDAEIIHDTKEGLMTACAAVGDGFFWDSWRPFVAAAALTLAFGNFLLTPILFLVVYNMPHLYFRFRGIFWGYQLGTDVIKLLKTFNIQRARLALRYATIALLCYLVPNHVNLHTPFLLSNLPLEYFYIGEKLVQGIGAALLVGLAAAGYRAKVDVLMISFLLMVMALVLYHWGILI; encoded by the coding sequence ATGGCTCAGCCTGAAACCACGACGATGCCCGCGGAACGGAAGAACGGAACGACGTTCGGCAGGTTCATGCTGCTCAAGATCGCTTTCCGGAGCTTCTTCCTGCAAGCCTCCTGGAACTACCGCGGCATGATGAACATGGGATTTCTGTATGCTCTGCAACCCGCCCTCGACGAGTTGTATCCGGCCGGCCCCGCGCGCAAGGCGGCGTATGAGCGGCATCTCGAGTATTTCAATACGAACCCCTATTTTTCCTCCCTCGTGATGGGAGTCGTCCTGTCGCTCGAGGAGCGGCTCGCCCGCGGCGAGATCGACGCCGAGATCATTCACGACACGAAGGAAGGCCTGATGACGGCTTGCGCCGCCGTCGGCGACGGCTTCTTCTGGGACTCGTGGCGCCCCTTCGTCGCCGCGGCGGCCCTGACGCTGGCGTTCGGGAATTTTTTGCTTACCCCAATTCTCTTCCTGGTCGTGTATAATATGCCCCACTTGTATTTCCGATTCCGCGGGATATTCTGGGGGTACCAACTCGGCACAGACGTCATCAAGCTTCTCAAGACGTTCAACATCCAGCGCGCGCGGCTGGCGTTGCGGTATGCCACCATCGCCCTGCTCTGCTACCTCGTTCCGAACCATGTCAACCTGCACACGCCGTTCCTGCTGTCCAACCTGCCGCTCGAGTATTTCTACATCGGGGAAAAACTCGTGCAGGGAATCGGCGCCGCGTTGCTGGTCGGCCTGGCGGCAGCCGGATATCGCGCGAAGGTCGACGTGCTGATGATCTCTTTTCTGCTCATGGTCATGGCCCTGGTGCTCTACCACTGGGGAATTCTCATTTGA
- the ugpC gene encoding sn-glycerol-3-phosphate ABC transporter ATP-binding protein UgpC has product MASVTFTKIVKTYEGASSPTVKGIDLHINDREFVVLVGPSGCGKSTSLRMIAGLEDITDGELRIGDVVVNNLPPKDRDIAMVFQNYALYPHMNVADNMAFGLRLRNLPEAEIQKRVKDAATILGLESYLERLPKQLSGGQRQRVALGRAIVREPKVFLMDEPLSNLDAKLRVQMRAEIKKLHQRLMTTFVYVTHDQVEAMTMADRIVLLHNGVIQQYDIPDVIYSRPANTFVATFIGSPPMNILKVTRTAKGMDLQAKEGTGTAAWEMNLASSFKGIGDANDLLLGIRPEHILIGDKAAGIPTLQVPARVDLIEPMGAETYLYLQAHGHNLIARVDPSTHAEVGQTVTAHIPQARFHLFDEKSTNRIPRQSEA; this is encoded by the coding sequence ATGGCTTCCGTCACATTCACGAAGATCGTCAAGACCTACGAAGGGGCATCGTCGCCGACCGTCAAGGGCATCGACCTCCACATCAACGATCGAGAGTTCGTCGTTCTCGTCGGCCCATCGGGCTGCGGCAAATCGACCAGCCTGCGCATGATCGCCGGCCTCGAAGACATCACCGACGGCGAACTCCGCATCGGCGACGTCGTGGTCAACAACCTGCCGCCCAAGGACCGCGACATCGCGATGGTGTTCCAAAACTACGCCCTGTACCCCCATATGAACGTGGCGGACAACATGGCGTTCGGCCTTCGCCTGCGCAACCTGCCGGAAGCCGAGATCCAGAAACGCGTCAAGGACGCCGCTACCATTCTCGGCCTCGAGAGCTACCTCGAACGCCTTCCGAAGCAACTTTCCGGCGGCCAGCGTCAGCGCGTCGCTCTCGGCCGCGCAATCGTACGCGAGCCCAAGGTGTTCCTCATGGACGAGCCGCTCTCGAACCTCGACGCGAAGCTCCGCGTGCAAATGCGCGCCGAGATCAAGAAGCTCCACCAGCGGCTGATGACCACGTTCGTCTACGTGACGCACGACCAGGTCGAGGCCATGACGATGGCCGACCGCATCGTTCTGCTCCACAACGGCGTGATCCAGCAGTATGACATTCCCGACGTGATCTACAGCCGGCCGGCCAACACGTTCGTCGCCACCTTCATCGGCTCGCCGCCGATGAACATCCTCAAGGTCACTCGCACCGCCAAGGGCATGGATCTGCAGGCGAAGGAAGGCACCGGCACGGCCGCCTGGGAAATGAACCTCGCCTCCAGCTTCAAGGGAATCGGCGACGCAAACGACCTGCTGCTCGGCATCCGACCCGAACACATCCTGATCGGCGACAAGGCCGCCGGAATCCCGACGCTCCAGGTGCCCGCCCGCGTCGACCTGATCGAGCCGATGGGCGCCGAAACGTATTTGTATCTGCAGGCGCACGGCCACAACCTGATCGCCCGCGTCGACCCATCGACGCACGCGGAAGTCGGCCAGACTGTCACGGCCCATATTCCGCAGGCGCGCTTCCACCTGTTCGACGAAAAGAGCACCAATCGGATCCCGCGCCAGAGCGAGGCATGA
- the ptsP gene encoding phosphoenolpyruvate--protein phosphotransferase, with product MSEPRSPVQLSGITGSVGVCYARAYVYRRRIEVVKTLVPPERLESELERLEAAAALTRRDILAAQKEALEKHGEKYAAIFESHLLMLTDPQFKPQMVRRLKAEKVNVESIVRETVDALQAAFSAIEDTYLRERAIDIKDVGDRLLRHLMGLEGPAREIGDEPFVLISNEVTPSELLEFAKGKLRGVCLESGGATSHAAILAGALGIPSVFGLVDLARVARTGDYILVDTRREGRVTLHPDPSMIASIAPAEPEGAAEKPSEESGETTRDGVRLALGANIARIEELAAMKSRGISRIGLFRSEFLFMESMDLPSEGFQESIYRQVLDAAPDMTVLRTMDIGSDKPVKYLPFSHEVNPAMGFRSIRFLLSRPDVLEPQLRAMVRAGDGRNCRIIFPMVSAPEELESIATVWKRVLDHVSPSAPPEWGIMVEVPSVMFMMEYIARHTRYISLGTNDLLQFFYGIDRTNERLTRLASPLCNPFLRFLFYCVAAARGEGIRVGICGEMAADPAGFLTLAGIGIEEMSMRPAAVTTMRRIIPHIILRDVVMFVQEMLAEGRQVDLAAEYARMFPALGELTANPGG from the coding sequence ATGAGCGAACCCAGGTCGCCAGTCCAGTTGTCCGGTATCACGGGCTCCGTCGGCGTCTGTTACGCCCGCGCCTATGTGTACCGCCGGCGGATCGAGGTCGTGAAGACGCTCGTCCCGCCGGAGCGTCTCGAGAGCGAACTCGAGCGCCTCGAGGCCGCTGCGGCTTTGACCCGTCGCGACATTCTTGCCGCCCAGAAGGAAGCCCTGGAGAAGCACGGCGAGAAATACGCCGCCATTTTCGAGTCCCATCTCCTGATGCTGACCGATCCCCAGTTCAAGCCGCAGATGGTGCGGCGACTCAAGGCCGAAAAGGTGAACGTCGAAAGCATCGTCCGGGAAACCGTCGACGCCCTCCAGGCGGCGTTCTCCGCCATCGAAGACACGTATCTTCGCGAGCGTGCCATCGACATCAAGGATGTCGGCGACCGGCTTTTGCGCCACCTGATGGGCCTCGAAGGCCCGGCGAGGGAAATCGGCGACGAGCCGTTCGTGCTGATCTCCAACGAGGTGACGCCCTCCGAACTGCTCGAGTTCGCCAAGGGAAAACTGCGCGGCGTCTGCCTCGAGTCCGGCGGCGCCACTTCGCACGCGGCGATTCTCGCCGGCGCCCTGGGCATTCCCTCGGTGTTCGGCCTCGTCGACCTGGCGCGCGTCGCGCGCACCGGCGATTATATCCTTGTCGATACACGCCGGGAGGGCCGCGTGACGCTCCACCCCGACCCCTCAATGATCGCTTCGATTGCGCCGGCGGAGCCCGAAGGGGCGGCGGAGAAACCATCCGAGGAGAGCGGCGAGACGACTCGCGACGGCGTTCGACTGGCGCTGGGTGCAAACATCGCCCGTATCGAGGAACTCGCGGCGATGAAGAGCCGCGGCATCAGCAGGATCGGCCTGTTCCGGAGCGAGTTTCTGTTCATGGAAAGCATGGACCTCCCTTCCGAAGGTTTCCAGGAGTCCATCTACCGCCAGGTGCTCGACGCTGCGCCGGACATGACCGTCTTGCGCACGATGGACATCGGCTCCGACAAGCCCGTCAAATATCTTCCCTTTTCCCATGAAGTGAATCCCGCGATGGGGTTCCGCTCGATCCGGTTCCTGCTTTCGAGGCCCGACGTGCTCGAGCCGCAGCTCCGCGCGATGGTCCGAGCCGGCGACGGCCGCAACTGCCGCATCATCTTCCCGATGGTCTCGGCGCCCGAAGAACTCGAGTCGATTGCGACGGTCTGGAAGCGAGTGCTGGACCATGTCTCCCCGTCGGCCCCCCCGGAATGGGGCATCATGGTCGAAGTGCCGTCGGTGATGTTCATGATGGAATATATCGCCCGGCATACGCGCTACATCAGCCTCGGCACGAACGACCTGCTGCAGTTCTTTTACGGGATCGACCGGACGAACGAGCGGCTCACCCGGCTGGCGTCCCCGCTCTGCAACCCCTTCCTCAGGTTCCTGTTCTACTGCGTCGCCGCCGCTCGCGGCGAAGGGATCAGGGTCGGCATCTGCGGCGAGATGGCCGCCGACCCGGCAGGCTTTCTGACCCTCGCCGGCATCGGCATCGAGGAGATGAGCATGCGGCCGGCCGCTGTCACGACGATGCGCCGCATCATTCCACATATAATATTGAGAGATGTAGTCATGTTCGTCCAAGAGATGCTCGCCGAGGGACGACAGGTGGATTTGGCCGCCGAATACGCGCGTATGTTCCCGGCCCTGGGCGAACTGACGGCCAACCCGGGAGGATGA
- a CDS encoding PTS sugar transporter subunit IIC — protein sequence MPNDHLISSLLIGLIGGVVDLDSTATWQFMISQPIVAAPLTGLFLGALVGQEAAGLKLGLMIGTILQLLWIEQLPLGMNVPPDAALASVLSVALGFLAGRDFDTYVEREVCNTVALLVAVALGLLGRALDRGIRRLNTRMESWVTARLHASDTTWALSVGHTVGGLYTFGKAFLFCFIVTWLGVEPLRAFTRSLSFGQNTGFIVIQGLLPSVGFAVLAGMCIKDRQELRWFVAGIALFTILPANIWAGWLAAALIAARTYRTAHGSA from the coding sequence ATGCCGAACGACCACCTGATATCCTCGCTGCTGATCGGGCTCATCGGCGGCGTCGTCGACCTCGACTCGACGGCGACCTGGCAGTTCATGATCTCCCAGCCCATCGTCGCGGCCCCGCTGACCGGCCTTTTCCTGGGAGCCCTCGTCGGCCAGGAAGCCGCCGGCCTGAAGCTCGGCCTCATGATCGGAACGATCCTCCAGCTCCTCTGGATCGAACAACTCCCGCTCGGCATGAACGTGCCCCCCGACGCCGCGCTCGCGTCGGTGCTCTCCGTCGCCCTGGGCTTCCTCGCCGGCCGCGACTTCGACACCTACGTCGAACGCGAAGTCTGTAATACGGTCGCGCTTCTGGTCGCCGTCGCGCTCGGTTTGCTCGGCCGCGCCCTCGACCGAGGCATCCGCCGACTCAACACGCGCATGGAGAGCTGGGTAACAGCCCGCCTCCATGCGAGCGACACCACCTGGGCCCTTTCGGTCGGCCATACGGTCGGGGGCCTGTATACCTTCGGAAAAGCCTTTCTCTTCTGTTTCATCGTCACCTGGCTCGGCGTCGAACCGCTCCGTGCGTTCACCCGCTCACTCAGCTTCGGCCAGAATACCGGATTCATCGTCATCCAGGGCCTCCTCCCCTCCGTCGGCTTCGCCGTTCTCGCCGGCATGTGCATCAAGGACAGACAGGAACTGAGATGGTTCGTCGCCGGAATCGCCCTGTTCACGATCCTTCCGGCCAATATTTGGGCGGGCTGGCTCGCCGCGGCGCTGATCGCCGCCAGAACATACCGGACAGCGCATGGCTCAGCCTGA
- a CDS encoding extracellular solute-binding protein — protein MMLLSSGRSTGSGLVAAAGRRGLAAALLCLTLLFAALFAAGCGGTGKQGSSGTPIVPGLGKARLKFWNTMNQAECEAFAGVLTEFKLKYPDIAVDVENVPFSQARAKYEQAVKSGTAPDVFRSDRFWLKDFAKQRLVEEFNTTGMQEELEDLLPLARDVVTIDGRTWGIPHTLDCLALFYNKTHFKDAGIERPPEDFDAFRETARKLTDPGKGRYGFFLHPEGWWFEPFLFGFGGRYVDEAGNLTINSDQTLKALHYLIDLKEVDKAVPPVNVRNDAYSIMMQGFKSGQISMILNGPWAIRDMLAGQEFKEKTENLGVAPLPRGPFARHSPVGCQSLVVGKGSKHRPEAQAFVRFCCSPEGLAIFVKRTYGLPARRALFTDPEVKNDPFLSPFIMQLQMLKNTEYQPRNGSMYGPIGDHLSLVINGDVAPEDAVRDMEAVLKRRH, from the coding sequence ATGATGCTCCTTTCCTCGGGCCGGTCGACCGGATCCGGCCTCGTAGCCGCCGCCGGCCGTCGAGGCCTGGCGGCGGCGCTGTTGTGTCTGACCCTCCTCTTCGCGGCCCTTTTCGCCGCAGGCTGCGGAGGCACCGGAAAGCAGGGCTCCTCCGGCACCCCAATCGTTCCAGGTCTCGGAAAGGCGCGCCTGAAGTTCTGGAACACGATGAACCAGGCCGAGTGCGAAGCGTTCGCCGGCGTCCTGACCGAGTTCAAGCTCAAATATCCCGATATCGCCGTCGACGTCGAAAACGTTCCGTTCAGCCAGGCCCGCGCGAAATACGAGCAGGCCGTCAAGTCGGGCACCGCCCCGGACGTCTTCCGTTCCGACCGTTTCTGGCTCAAGGACTTCGCGAAACAACGCCTCGTCGAGGAGTTCAATACGACCGGCATGCAGGAGGAACTCGAAGACCTGCTTCCCCTCGCCCGCGACGTCGTCACCATCGACGGCCGGACGTGGGGAATCCCGCACACGCTGGACTGTCTCGCCCTCTTCTACAACAAGACTCATTTTAAAGATGCAGGTATAGAACGTCCGCCCGAAGACTTCGACGCGTTCCGCGAGACCGCGCGAAAGCTCACCGATCCCGGGAAGGGGCGCTACGGCTTCTTTCTCCACCCGGAAGGCTGGTGGTTCGAGCCGTTTCTCTTCGGCTTCGGCGGGCGCTACGTCGACGAGGCGGGCAACCTGACCATCAACTCGGACCAGACCCTGAAAGCGCTCCACTACCTGATCGACCTGAAAGAGGTCGACAAAGCCGTTCCCCCGGTGAACGTCCGCAATGACGCGTATTCGATCATGATGCAGGGTTTCAAATCCGGCCAGATCAGCATGATCCTGAACGGCCCCTGGGCCATCCGCGACATGCTGGCCGGCCAGGAGTTCAAGGAAAAAACCGAGAATCTCGGGGTCGCCCCGCTTCCGCGCGGCCCTTTCGCCCGGCACAGCCCGGTCGGCTGCCAGAGTCTCGTCGTCGGCAAGGGCAGCAAGCATCGGCCGGAAGCCCAGGCGTTCGTGCGTTTCTGCTGTTCCCCCGAGGGGCTGGCGATTTTCGTCAAGCGCACCTATGGCCTGCCCGCCCGCCGTGCGCTTTTCACCGACCCCGAGGTCAAGAACGACCCGTTCCTCTCGCCCTTCATCATGCAGCTGCAGATGCTGAAAAACACGGAATATCAGCCCCGCAACGGGAGCATGTATGGCCCGATCGGCGACCATCTGTCGCTCGTGATCAACGGCGATGTCGCGCCCGAAGATGCGGTCCGCGACATGGAGGCGGTGCTGAAGAGGCGCCACTGA
- a CDS encoding HPr family phosphocarrier protein, whose amino-acid sequence MKRKEVEIKNKFGLHARPASMLVKLATTFESDVQLVKDDTEVNAKSILGVMMLAAGPGHTVTIIADGADEEAAVEAIKALIDSRFGEEEA is encoded by the coding sequence ATGAAGCGCAAGGAAGTCGAGATAAAGAACAAGTTCGGACTGCATGCACGGCCGGCGTCGATGCTGGTAAAGCTGGCGACGACGTTCGAGTCTGATGTCCAGCTCGTGAAGGATGACACCGAGGTCAATGCCAAGAGCATTCTCGGCGTTATGATGCTGGCCGCCGGACCGGGACATACCGTCACGATCATCGCCGACGGCGCCGACGAGGAGGCCGCCGTCGAAGCAATCAAGGCCCTCATCGACAGCCGGTTCGGCGAAGAGGAGGCCTGA
- a CDS encoding HEAT repeat domain-containing protein translates to MQCPGCGFENENDNKFCNMCGMSLPTSGGGTATPLERAPLDLDLSLDLSDATGTAAAAGEGKTPAGTLDLGGFDLTPPAAGVPTGGLSLDLGIPAGGATESPLDLNLDTSAGAGGGFDISFDSKATPAGLELDTPSPAIPDLNFGGTPGGLALDLGSDPGNLSLDLGSGPAGGSTELDLSEFEMKSPAQAAQPAETPGSAPSDVGLDLNLDTPSMPVDLAASETMPAAEPGPQPEAPIVLTPSTERLPTTETVEEFSLDMGGGAGESATFEFGDLDAATAAPAATDSSGAAAGHSAAEESDSAFLDQFILQTPATSQPKQQPASPLPQARPAPEPSPDFTLNDETPASTEEFGIAAETAETASPAADVDEDLAGLFMGIEGKAPPAAPPPAPVQSRRPAAPAPAPEPEELHVEFDSISVETTIDSKEQGAVPVAPAMPTGASLPAAEFLAAEEKAPTPVLEEMPPLTPKQELDECRRRLAETKDPDARYSIVLEMKELNQPDGYPDFVKLLGDELKDIREVAAEYLGDAAVKEAVRPLIQCLSAGDASLKFIAARSLGNIRSDEAVIPLIKLLEEDNDDLRYVALEALGKIGVTSALKAVSAFLKSRNHDLRFIACEAIGNIREPQSVNIVLPILKDPDFEVRLKAIEALGKIGSTAACDQLLVMLGEDNERLRLATIQALGQIKNPNAVDAMIDIFQVSTPQIKEKIIWSLGEIASDRAVDPLLNLSQTFNAKQIQLAIEAFSKIKSPKACRFILGILDRADKTVRIKAIDALGEIGEKATAGNLVPFLDAPEPELKIAAAQALGKIGNPVAIDPLVNRLSDSERDVRLHAIEALGMIRGAKAIPALVRSLGEQDEQIVTKAEWALCELQEMAVEPLTKALSTESAAVVPSLVRVLGRIGNIRAIFPLIKVLETAGAHLKRTVADSLLAIDKHLTEENPISVILKEGYSWAQFSIAEALAGMDDERAFDLLIKIARDTLTDKDFKKLAGIPDKRIVECSMQILHLIKLNVAQLFAKVGNDKAIPVIRDFFAQGDNAQRQWCVEALGGIQTEGALDALIDILKKPEYQIPLDLLSKQLIASKSRKLVEKLLLAASHPAEPVRYAIASVLGETRDPRAIRTLSQLVKDPADKVRGAAIEAIGKIGTTAAVPPAIEALKDAVEAVRAKAAQVLGELKDTAAVEFLEKTTSDTSELVRQLSVKALSQMADARVPDIIIKSLSDKSAVVRGTAVETLGQRKERIALPHLIKSLEDSAESVREKAAAALALIGDTQAILPLLARLDDPSPLVPLACSEAIVSFKSRAYLVLVEALKHPEERMRRHACDLLIRIGEDTLVQRLLKLASDRNNNLRENIARILGRIGGEKVVDTLVQLLADRNGSVRRTAAEALGTLRDIRAIVALKKAERDQTREVRQAASTAIQEIFKANKLT, encoded by the coding sequence ATGCAGTGTCCCGGCTGCGGTTTTGAAAACGAAAACGACAACAAATTCTGCAATATGTGCGGAATGTCCCTGCCGACAAGCGGCGGCGGCACCGCAACTCCGCTTGAACGTGCCCCGCTCGATCTCGATCTGTCGCTCGATCTTTCCGACGCGACCGGCACGGCCGCCGCGGCCGGCGAAGGCAAGACCCCGGCCGGAACCCTCGACCTGGGCGGCTTCGACCTGACGCCTCCGGCCGCCGGCGTCCCAACGGGCGGCCTGTCGCTCGATTTGGGCATTCCGGCCGGCGGAGCGACGGAATCGCCTCTCGACCTCAATCTCGACACGTCCGCAGGCGCCGGGGGCGGCTTCGACATCTCCTTCGACTCCAAGGCGACGCCCGCCGGCCTCGAACTGGACACCCCCTCGCCCGCCATCCCCGACCTGAATTTCGGCGGCACCCCCGGTGGCCTCGCCCTCGATCTCGGAAGCGACCCCGGGAACCTGTCTCTGGATCTCGGCTCCGGACCCGCCGGAGGCTCCACGGAACTCGATCTCAGCGAATTCGAAATGAAAAGTCCGGCCCAGGCGGCACAGCCGGCCGAGACTCCGGGCTCGGCTCCTTCCGACGTCGGACTGGATCTCAATCTCGATACCCCATCCATGCCGGTCGATCTGGCCGCCTCCGAGACGATGCCGGCCGCCGAACCCGGCCCCCAGCCGGAAGCCCCCATCGTTCTGACGCCTTCCACAGAGCGGCTGCCGACGACGGAGACCGTCGAGGAATTCTCGCTCGACATGGGGGGCGGCGCAGGCGAATCGGCCACGTTCGAGTTCGGCGACCTCGACGCCGCCACGGCGGCTCCCGCCGCTACCGACTCTTCCGGAGCGGCCGCTGGACATTCCGCCGCCGAAGAGTCGGATTCGGCCTTCCTCGACCAGTTCATTCTCCAGACACCCGCGACCTCCCAGCCGAAACAACAGCCTGCTTCGCCTCTTCCGCAGGCGCGGCCCGCCCCCGAGCCCTCCCCGGACTTCACGCTCAACGATGAAACGCCGGCTTCGACCGAGGAGTTCGGCATCGCGGCCGAAACCGCGGAAACCGCATCCCCGGCCGCCGATGTCGACGAGGACCTCGCCGGCCTGTTCATGGGAATCGAAGGCAAAGCCCCCCCGGCGGCGCCCCCCCCCGCCCCCGTCCAGTCGCGCCGCCCAGCCGCTCCGGCGCCAGCCCCCGAGCCGGAAGAACTGCATGTCGAGTTCGACTCTATTTCTGTAGAAACAACTATAGATTCAAAGGAGCAGGGCGCCGTTCCCGTCGCTCCAGCAATGCCAACGGGAGCCTCCCTCCCTGCCGCGGAATTTCTCGCCGCCGAGGAAAAGGCCCCCACGCCGGTCCTCGAAGAGATGCCGCCGCTGACGCCAAAGCAGGAACTCGACGAGTGCCGCCGCCGACTCGCCGAGACGAAGGATCCCGACGCTCGGTATTCCATCGTTCTCGAGATGAAGGAACTCAACCAGCCGGACGGGTATCCCGACTTCGTGAAACTCCTCGGCGACGAGTTGAAGGACATCCGGGAAGTCGCGGCAGAGTATCTCGGCGACGCCGCCGTCAAGGAGGCCGTCCGGCCGTTGATCCAGTGTCTTTCCGCGGGCGACGCTTCGCTCAAGTTCATCGCGGCCCGTTCGCTCGGCAACATCCGCTCCGACGAGGCCGTCATTCCCCTGATCAAGCTTCTCGAAGAGGACAACGACGATCTTCGCTACGTCGCGCTCGAGGCCCTCGGCAAAATCGGCGTCACATCGGCGCTCAAAGCCGTCTCGGCGTTCCTCAAGAGCCGCAACCACGATCTGCGCTTCATTGCCTGCGAAGCGATCGGCAACATCCGCGAGCCGCAGTCCGTCAACATCGTCCTGCCGATCCTCAAGGACCCCGACTTCGAAGTCAGGCTCAAAGCCATCGAGGCCCTCGGCAAGATTGGCTCCACCGCCGCCTGCGACCAGCTCCTGGTCATGCTCGGCGAGGACAACGAGCGGCTCCGGCTCGCGACGATCCAGGCGCTCGGCCAGATCAAGAACCCGAACGCGGTCGACGCGATGATCGATATCTTCCAGGTCAGTACGCCGCAGATCAAAGAAAAGATCATCTGGTCGCTCGGCGAGATCGCGAGCGACCGCGCCGTCGACCCGCTGCTCAACCTCTCCCAGACGTTCAACGCGAAACAGATCCAGCTGGCCATCGAGGCGTTCTCCAAGATCAAATCCCCGAAAGCCTGCCGGTTCATCCTCGGCATCCTCGACCGCGCCGACAAGACGGTTCGCATCAAGGCGATCGACGCACTCGGCGAAATCGGCGAAAAGGCGACGGCCGGCAATCTCGTGCCGTTCCTCGACGCTCCCGAGCCCGAACTGAAGATCGCCGCCGCCCAGGCCCTCGGCAAGATCGGGAACCCGGTCGCAATCGACCCGCTCGTGAACCGTCTTTCCGACTCCGAACGCGACGTCCGCCTGCATGCGATCGAAGCCCTCGGCATGATTCGCGGAGCGAAGGCGATTCCGGCGCTCGTACGCTCCCTTGGCGAGCAGGACGAACAGATCGTCACCAAGGCCGAGTGGGCCCTGTGCGAACTTCAGGAGATGGCGGTGGAGCCCCTGACGAAGGCGCTCTCGACCGAGTCGGCGGCGGTGGTTCCCTCGCTGGTCCGCGTTCTCGGCCGCATCGGCAACATCCGAGCCATTTTTCCTCTCATCAAGGTTCTCGAGACCGCCGGCGCGCACCTCAAGCGAACCGTGGCGGACAGCCTGCTCGCGATCGACAAGCACCTCACCGAAGAGAACCCGATCTCGGTCATTTTGAAGGAAGGATATTCCTGGGCGCAGTTCTCGATCGCGGAAGCGCTCGCCGGCATGGATGACGAGCGCGCGTTCGACCTGCTGATCAAGATCGCGCGCGACACGCTGACCGATAAGGATTTCAAGAAGCTCGCCGGCATCCCTGACAAGCGGATCGTCGAGTGCAGCATGCAGATCCTGCACCTGATCAAACTCAACGTGGCGCAACTGTTCGCGAAGGTCGGGAACGACAAGGCGATCCCGGTCATCCGCGATTTCTTCGCCCAGGGCGACAACGCCCAGCGCCAGTGGTGCGTCGAGGCGCTCGGCGGCATCCAGACAGAAGGCGCGCTCGACGCCCTGATCGACATTCTCAAGAAGCCCGAATACCAGATCCCACTCGACCTTCTCAGCAAGCAACTGATCGCGAGCAAGAGCCGGAAACTGGTCGAGAAACTGCTTCTGGCGGCCTCCCACCCGGCCGAACCGGTGCGGTACGCCATCGCCTCGGTTCTCGGCGAGACCCGCGATCCGCGCGCGATCCGGACGCTGTCGCAGCTGGTGAAAGACCCGGCCGACAAGGTTCGCGGCGCCGCCATCGAGGCTATCGGCAAGATCGGCACCACGGCCGCCGTTCCGCCCGCCATCGAAGCCCTCAAGGATGCCGTCGAGGCCGTCCGGGCCAAGGCTGCCCAGGTGCTCGGCGAGCTCAAGGACACGGCCGCGGTCGAGTTTCTCGAGAAGACGACCAGCGACACGTCGGAACTCGTGCGCCAGCTGTCGGTCAAGGCCCTCTCGCAGATGGCCGATGCGCGCGTGCCCGACATCATCATCAAGTCGCTGAGCGACAAGTCGGCCGTCGTCCGCGGCACCGCCGTCGAGACCCTCGGTCAGCGCAAGGAACGGATCGCCCTGCCTCATCTGATCAAGTCGCTCGAGGATTCCGCCGAGTCGGTGCGGGAAAAGGCCGCCGCCGCGCTCGCTCTGATCGGCGACACCCAGGCGATCCTGCCCCTGCTGGCCAGGCTCGACGATCCGTCCCCGCTCGTGCCGCTCGCGTGCAGCGAGGCGATCGTCAGCTTCAAGTCCAGGGCCTATCTCGTCCTCGTCGAGGCCCTCAAGCACCCCGAGGAACGGATGCGTCGCCACGCCTGCGACCTGCTGATCCGCATCGGCGAGGATACGCTGGTTCAGCGCCTGCTCAAGCTCGCGAGCGACCGCAACAACAACCTGCGCGAGAACATCGCCCGCATCCTCGGCCGCATCGGCGGCGAGAAGGTCGTCGACACCCTCGTCCAGCTGCTCGCCGACCGCAACGGTTCGGTGCGGCGCACCGCGGCCGAGGCGCTGGGTACCCTTCGCGACATTCGCGCGATCGTCGCCCTCAAGAAGGCCGAGCGTGACCAGACCCGCGAAGTCCGGCAGGCCGCCTCGACGGCCATCCAGGAAATCTTCAAGGCCAACAAGCTCACATGA